In Deinococcus maricopensis DSM 21211, one genomic interval encodes:
- a CDS encoding NUDIX domain-containing protein gives MSDTNVVYDGKIVRLELLEGKWEVVRHADAVSILALNDRGEMVLVKQQRRAVGAFTVEAPAGLVDEGETPEEAARRELQEEVGLDGHMRLLTQFYSSPGFCDERLSLFLATDLREARLPMDEDEDIEVLWLDPREVLRGLREGTLQGSATTVAAALYALEELHARDASAPGVVREDAGA, from the coding sequence ATGAGTGACACGAACGTCGTGTACGACGGGAAGATCGTCCGTCTGGAACTGCTGGAGGGCAAGTGGGAGGTCGTGCGGCACGCGGACGCCGTGAGCATCCTCGCCCTGAACGACCGTGGCGAGATGGTGCTCGTGAAGCAGCAGCGGCGCGCCGTCGGGGCGTTCACGGTGGAGGCCCCCGCCGGGCTGGTGGACGAGGGGGAGACGCCCGAGGAGGCCGCGCGGCGGGAGTTGCAGGAGGAGGTCGGCCTGGACGGGCACATGCGCCTTCTGACGCAGTTCTACAGCAGCCCGGGCTTCTGCGACGAGCGCCTCTCGTTGTTCCTCGCCACGGACCTGCGTGAGGCGCGGCTCCCCATGGACGAGGACGAGGACATTGAGGTGCTGTGGCTCGACCCGCGCGAGGTCCTGCGCGGCCTGCGGGAGGGCACCCTGCAGGGCAGTGCGACGACGGTGGCGGCCGCGCTGTACGCCCTGGAGGAGCTGCATGCGCGGGACGCGAGTGCGCCGGGCGTGGTGCGGGAGGACGCAGGCGCGTGA
- the hpf gene encoding ribosome hibernation-promoting factor, HPF/YfiA family, with product MHIYKLTGRNVEVTDALRDYVETKLTRLDRFNGQVTDARVTLTVRDVRDASRRNRVEVQLNVPNGIIRAEEHHADMYAAIDKAGDVLERQLRKFKTKIMRHRHDAQPDDAAPPAPASGDDVSEFTPEIVRQKRFDLRPMTAEDAVTQMEALGHDFYVFRNMDTEGCAVVYRRRDGNYGLIEPSV from the coding sequence GTGCACATCTATAAGCTGACTGGACGCAACGTCGAAGTCACGGACGCCCTACGGGATTACGTCGAGACGAAACTCACGCGACTGGACCGCTTCAACGGGCAGGTTACGGACGCGCGCGTCACGCTCACCGTCCGCGACGTCCGCGACGCCAGCCGCCGCAACCGCGTCGAAGTTCAGCTGAACGTGCCCAACGGCATTATCCGCGCCGAAGAACACCACGCCGACATGTACGCCGCCATCGACAAGGCCGGTGACGTCCTCGAACGCCAGCTGCGCAAGTTCAAGACCAAGATCATGCGTCACCGCCACGACGCGCAGCCTGACGACGCGGCCCCGCCCGCACCGGCCAGCGGCGACGACGTGAGCGAATTCACGCCGGAAATCGTCCGTCAGAAACGCTTCGACCTGCGGCCCATGACCGCCGAGGACGCCGTCACGCAGATGGAAGCGCTCGGGCACGACTTCTACGTCTTCAGGAACATGGACACCGAGGGCTGCGCGGTCGTGTACCGCCGCCGCGACGGCAACTACGGCCTGATCGAACCCAGCGTGTAA
- the ribF gene encoding riboflavin biosynthesis protein RibF, with protein MKTYVSPTQRPDTETVVAVGSFDGVHLGHQALLARLKERARHYRVPSVVYTFDPPTRVLMQGVEFLSTLPEKLDLLARFGVDEVIAVPFTREFAARPKDAFLDDLRTLRPRALVVGEDFHFGRGRAGGVADLREVTADVVPLPMHGLNGEDIKSTRIRAHLQQGDVTSANRFLGRHYDAAGVVVRGDQLGRTIGFPTANIRVPEGKALPLGVFAVSVTTDHGRYGGMANIGMRPTVNGTERRFEVNVLDFEGDLYGQEIVVKFYQHLRAEQRFSGLDALKAQLHEDQAQARAALRGVL; from the coding sequence GTGAAGACGTACGTCTCCCCCACCCAGCGGCCGGACACGGAAACGGTCGTGGCGGTCGGCAGTTTCGACGGCGTGCACCTGGGTCACCAGGCACTGCTGGCGCGCCTGAAGGAACGCGCGCGGCATTACCGCGTGCCGAGCGTCGTGTACACGTTCGACCCGCCCACGCGCGTGCTGATGCAGGGCGTGGAGTTCCTGTCGACGCTGCCCGAGAAGCTCGACCTGCTCGCGCGGTTCGGGGTGGATGAGGTCATTGCCGTGCCGTTCACGCGGGAGTTCGCGGCGCGCCCGAAAGACGCGTTCCTGGATGACCTGCGGACGCTGCGGCCGCGCGCGCTGGTGGTCGGCGAGGACTTCCATTTCGGGCGGGGCCGCGCGGGCGGCGTGGCGGACCTGCGCGAGGTGACGGCGGACGTCGTGCCGCTGCCCATGCACGGCCTGAACGGCGAGGACATCAAAAGCACCCGCATTCGCGCGCACCTGCAGCAGGGCGACGTGACGAGCGCGAACCGGTTCCTGGGCCGCCATTACGACGCGGCGGGCGTGGTGGTCCGCGGGGATCAGCTGGGGCGGACCATTGGCTTCCCGACCGCGAACATCCGCGTGCCCGAGGGGAAGGCGCTGCCGCTGGGCGTGTTCGCGGTGAGCGTCACGACGGATCACGGGCGGTACGGCGGCATGGCGAACATCGGCATGCGCCCGACCGTGAACGGCACGGAGCGGCGCTTTGAGGTGAACGTGCTGGATTTCGAGGGTGACCTGTACGGGCAGGAGATCGTCGTGAAGTTCTACCAGCACCTTCGGGCCGAGCAGCGCTTCAGTGGGCTGGACGCTCTGAAGGCCCAGCTGCACGAGGATCAGGCGCAGGCGCGCGCGGCCCTGCGTGGCGTGCTGTGA
- the guaA gene encoding glutamine-hydrolyzing GMP synthase has product MSVVILDFGSQYTRLIARRFRELGTYSVILPGNAPLERIQRENPVGIVLSGGPSSVYDERAPRPADGVLDLDVPILGICYGMQFLAQQAGGDVKRAGKREYGKADLTRYGGQLFQGIQGEFVAWMSHSDSVTRLPEGYDVVAETEDTPVTAIENVTTRRYGVQFHPEVVHTPKGTLLLENYLSICGAARDWNAEHIIDELIEGVRAQVGDGRVLLAISGGVDSSTLGLLLARAVGEKLTAVFIDHGLLRLGEREQVEAALRPLGVNLVTVDAREQFLGALAGVSDPEQKRKIIGREFIRAFEREAREYGPFDFLAQGTLYPDVIESAGGEGAANIKSHHNVGGLPDDLAFKLVEPFRTLFKDEVREIARLLGLPDHIRMRHPFPGPGLAIRVLGEITPEKLDILKRVDDIFISGLREFGLYDGCSQALAVLTPIQSVGVMGDERTYSYTAALRAVTTDDFMTAEWARLPYDFLATMSNRIVNQVHEINRVVYDITGKPPATIEWE; this is encoded by the coding sequence GTGAGTGTCGTCATCCTTGACTTTGGCTCCCAGTACACGCGCCTGATCGCGCGGCGTTTCCGGGAACTCGGTACGTACAGCGTCATCCTGCCCGGCAACGCCCCCCTGGAACGCATCCAGCGTGAGAACCCCGTCGGCATCGTCCTGTCCGGCGGGCCCAGCAGCGTGTACGACGAGCGTGCCCCCCGCCCCGCCGACGGCGTCCTCGACCTCGACGTGCCCATCCTCGGCATCTGCTACGGCATGCAGTTCCTCGCGCAGCAGGCCGGCGGCGACGTGAAACGCGCCGGGAAACGCGAGTACGGCAAGGCCGACCTCACCCGCTACGGCGGGCAGCTCTTCCAGGGCATCCAGGGCGAATTCGTCGCGTGGATGAGCCACAGCGACAGCGTCACCCGTCTGCCTGAAGGGTACGACGTCGTCGCGGAAACCGAGGACACGCCCGTCACGGCCATCGAGAACGTCACCACGCGCCGTTACGGCGTGCAGTTCCACCCGGAAGTCGTGCACACCCCCAAGGGCACGCTGCTGCTCGAGAACTACCTGAGCATCTGCGGCGCCGCACGCGACTGGAATGCCGAGCACATCATCGACGAACTCATCGAGGGTGTCCGCGCGCAGGTCGGCGACGGCCGCGTCCTCCTCGCCATCAGCGGCGGCGTGGACAGCAGCACCCTCGGCCTGCTCCTCGCGCGCGCCGTCGGCGAGAAACTCACGGCCGTGTTCATCGACCACGGCCTGCTGCGCCTTGGCGAGCGTGAGCAGGTCGAGGCGGCCCTGCGTCCCCTCGGCGTGAACCTCGTGACGGTGGACGCGCGCGAGCAGTTCCTCGGCGCGCTCGCGGGCGTCAGCGACCCCGAGCAGAAACGCAAGATCATCGGCCGCGAGTTCATTCGCGCGTTCGAACGCGAAGCGCGCGAGTACGGCCCGTTCGACTTCCTCGCGCAGGGCACGCTGTACCCGGACGTCATCGAGTCCGCCGGCGGCGAGGGCGCCGCGAACATCAAGAGCCACCACAACGTCGGCGGCCTGCCCGACGACCTCGCGTTCAAGCTCGTCGAGCCGTTCCGCACGCTGTTCAAGGACGAGGTGCGCGAGATCGCCCGCCTGCTCGGCCTGCCCGACCACATCCGCATGCGCCACCCGTTCCCCGGCCCGGGCCTCGCCATCCGCGTGCTCGGCGAGATCACGCCCGAGAAGCTCGACATTCTCAAGCGCGTGGATGACATTTTCATCAGTGGGCTGCGCGAGTTCGGCCTGTACGACGGGTGCTCGCAGGCCCTCGCGGTCCTCACGCCCATCCAGTCCGTCGGCGTGATGGGTGACGAGCGTACGTACAGCTACACCGCCGCGTTGCGCGCCGTCACCACTGACGACTTCATGACGGCCGAGTGGGCGCGTCTCCCGTACGACTTCCTCGCGACCATGAGCAACCGCATCGTGAACCAGGTCCACGAGATCAACCGCGTCGTGTACGACATTACCGGCAAGCCGCCCGCCACCATTGAGTGGGAGTAA
- the ftsZ gene encoding cell division protein FtsZ, whose amino-acid sequence MQAARIRVIGLGGAGNNAVNRMIESGLEGVEFIAGNTDAQVLAKSHAEVRIQLGDRLTRGLGAGADPDVGEKAALEDRERIKEYLDGTDMLFITAGMGGGTGTGSAPVVAEIAREMGILTIAIVTRPFRFEGPKRLRIAEEGISKLSERVDGMIVVNNEKLLTAVDKKVSFREAFLIADRVLYYGVKGISDVINVEGMINVDFADVRNLLMNAGSVLMGIGAGRGEKLAEEAAASAINSPLLERGIEGARRILVNVTGGFDLSMHEANEIVEKIREATGSEEPDMLFGVAFDENAGDEVRVTVIATGFNDSPASFMPGAPRHSTLDTFIRGGAAPTKPAVSAYDARDYDIPAFLRQVERE is encoded by the coding sequence GGCGAGAATTCGCGTGATTGGCTTGGGTGGAGCGGGGAACAACGCCGTGAACCGCATGATCGAATCGGGGCTTGAGGGCGTGGAGTTCATCGCTGGGAACACCGACGCGCAGGTGCTCGCCAAGAGCCACGCGGAAGTGCGCATTCAACTCGGGGACCGCCTCACGCGCGGCCTCGGTGCGGGCGCCGACCCGGATGTCGGCGAGAAGGCCGCCCTGGAGGACCGCGAGCGCATCAAGGAATACCTGGACGGCACGGACATGCTGTTCATCACGGCCGGCATGGGCGGCGGCACTGGCACGGGCAGCGCGCCCGTCGTCGCGGAAATCGCGCGGGAGATGGGCATCCTGACCATCGCCATCGTCACGCGCCCCTTCCGGTTCGAGGGTCCCAAACGCCTGCGCATCGCCGAGGAAGGCATCAGCAAACTCAGCGAACGCGTCGACGGCATGATCGTCGTCAACAACGAGAAACTGCTCACGGCCGTCGACAAGAAGGTCAGCTTCCGTGAGGCGTTCCTGATCGCGGACCGCGTCCTGTACTACGGCGTGAAAGGCATCAGCGACGTCATCAACGTCGAGGGCATGATCAACGTGGACTTCGCGGACGTCCGCAACCTCCTGATGAACGCCGGCAGCGTCCTGATGGGCATCGGCGCGGGCCGCGGCGAGAAGCTCGCGGAGGAGGCCGCGGCGAGCGCTATCAACAGCCCGCTGCTGGAGCGCGGCATCGAGGGCGCCCGCCGCATCCTCGTGAACGTCACGGGCGGCTTCGACCTGAGCATGCACGAAGCGAACGAGATCGTCGAGAAGATCCGCGAGGCGACCGGCTCCGAGGAGCCTGACATGCTGTTCGGCGTGGCGTTCGACGAGAACGCCGGCGACGAGGTGCGCGTGACCGTCATCGCCACGGGCTTCAACGACAGCCCCGCGTCGTTCATGCCGGGCGCGCCGCGCCACAGCACGCTCGACACCTTCATTCGTGGGGGCGCCGCCCCCACCAAACCGGCCGTGAGCGCGTACGACGCCCGCGACTACGACATCCCCGCGTTCCTCCGCCAGGTCGAACGCGAGTAA